The following proteins come from a genomic window of Bos mutus isolate GX-2022 chromosome 21, NWIPB_WYAK_1.1, whole genome shotgun sequence:
- the CTXND1 gene encoding cortexin domain-containing 1 protein yields MEDPTPEPVYVDVDKGLTLACFVFLCLFLIVMIIRCAKVIMDPYSAIPTSTWEEQHLDD; encoded by the coding sequence ATGGAGGACCCCACGCCTGAGCCTGTCTACGTGGACGTGGACAAAGGACTGACCTTGGCCTGCTTCGTCTTCCTCTGCCTGTTCCTCATCGTGATGATCATCCGCTGTGCCAAGGTCATCATGGACCCTTACAGCGCCATCCCCACGTCCACCTGGGAGGAGCAGCACCTGGACGACTGA